The following proteins are encoded in a genomic region of Periophthalmus magnuspinnatus isolate fPerMag1 chromosome 10, fPerMag1.2.pri, whole genome shotgun sequence:
- the LOC129456583 gene encoding gastrula zinc finger protein XlCGF7.1-like — MPTTLMTLTTLTMEAAPQTVNIKHEEKNDIVFCCQYCKLMCINEDHLRQHLLEHKRGEYKCNECEKVFELPSVLKVHMRIHTGHKPYECEMCGKRFTASSSLKSHMRIHTGERPFQCSDCEQVFTRSNALKKHLEIHARIKAFRCDECGKCFTNSYGLAIHNLIHTGEKPHSCDCCDKKFRSIGSLRVHLQIHMHEKLFKCSQCEKTFKQAQGLSQHERVHTDERPFRCDQCNKSFKFQPNLTAHKISHSKDTVFSCEICGRMYYSPSGYWNHKRTHKKEAKSAACAETFV, encoded by the exons ATGCCAACGACACTGATGACGCTAACGACGCTAACCATGGAAGCAGCGCCGCAGAccgtaaacataaaacatgag GAAAAGAATGATATTGTCTTCTGCTGTCAGTACTGCAAACTCATGTGTATCAATGAGGACCATCTCAGACAACATCTGCTGGAGCACAAAAGAGGAGAGTACAAATGTAACGagtgtgaaaaagtatttgagctCCCATCAGTGTTGAAAGTACACATGCGCATTCACACAGGACACAAGCCTTATGAATGTGAAATGTGTGGAAAGAGATTTACAGCGTCCTCGTCTCTGAAGAGCCACATGCGTATTCACACTGGGGAAAGACCATTTCAGTGTTCTGATTGTGAACAGGTGTTTACCCGATCTAATGCACTCAAAAAACACTTGGAAATACATGCCAGAATTAAAGCTTTCAGATGTGACGAGTGTGGAAAGTGTTTTACTAATTCATATGGGTTAGCAATACATAATCTTATTCATACAGGTGAGAAGCCACATAGTTGTGATTGTTGTGATAAAAAATTCAGATCAATTGGATCTTTAAGGGTCCACCTGCAAATTCACATGcatgagaaattatttaaatgttccCAGTGTGAAAAGACATTTAAGCAGGCCCAAGGTTTGAGCCAGCATGAGCGGGTGCATACTGATGAAAGGCCATTCAGATGTGACCAGTGCAACAAGAGCTTCAAGTTTCAACCAAATTTAACCGCTCACAAAATATCACACTCCAAAGATACAGTGTTTTCTTGTGAAATCTGTGGCCGGATGTACTATTCTCCGTCTGGATATTGGAACCACAAACGAACGCACAAGAAGGAAGCCAAGAGTGCAGCATGTGcagagacttttgtttga
- the cenpu gene encoding centromere protein U: MGAKKGKKPPQKPQEKNKKALQIDMAVASDLSSLATASFIEGLQHSNGPPLHSTAVEEDLAAAEEEQVQKKLTKRPAAHKETKNQKRPKSTPQKKATKRKSSGHADAARAVKKQMVKSQKGITSSEKSSQQSQEQSEGEAPSHGHRDMFSSDEDLEESWKPSPKKHKGLSSKRSRMSSSDRSRKSSSGSGYQPEKVREKKKLKRSSVTESEMVLDEFLDFFEQYKQTVESKAVNQALDYFASNVKDQLTEKIYSNKQLKTVMRENSKLASAIRTKRQRLLDAKNELIKSERQLWLLQKDKSELEQNLKDLNQSRTFLQNLRELNKRYLQHRQKNLQERETYGASSLPALLIEAKHVRTTELQLKEINDRLQKVVTEK, translated from the exons ATGGG AGCAAAGAAGGGCAAAAAACCTCCACAAAAACCACAAGAAAAGAACAAA AAAGCTTTACAAATTGATATGGCTGTGGCTAGTGATTTGTCTTCTTTAGCCACTGCAAGTTTCATCGAGGGACTCCAGCACAGCAATG GTCCTCCTCTTCATAGTACAGCTGTGGAGGAAGACTTGGCAGCTGCAGAGGAAGAACAGGTCCAGAAGAAGTTGACAAAACGTCCTGCAGCTCACAAGGAGACAAAAAATCAGAAGAGGCCAAAATCCACTCCACAAAAAAAGGCAACAAAGAGGAAGAGTTCTGGACATGCAGATGCAGCCAG AGCAGTCAAAAAGCAGATGGTAAAGAGCCAAAAGGGAATCACTTCATCAGAGAAATCCAGTCAACAGTCTCAG GAGCAGTCAGAAGGAGAAGCCCCCTCTCATGGCCACAGAGACATGTTCTCATCTGACGAAGACCTGGAGGAGAGCTGG AAACCAAGTCCAAAGAAACATAAAGGTCTCAGTTCAAAGAGATCCAGGATGTCTTCATCTGACAGATCCAGAAAGTCTTCTTCAG GCAGCGGATACCAGCCTGaaaaagtgagagaaaagaagaaactTAAGCGATCGAGTGTCACAGAGTCTGAAATGGTGTTGGATGAGTTTTTGGACTTCTTTGAACAATACAA gcaGACGGTCGAGTCTAAAGCAGTGAACCAGGCGCTGGATTATTTTGCCTCAAATGTTAAAGATCAACTCACAGAAAAG ATATACTCCAATAAACAGCTGAAGACTGTGATGAGGGAAAACTCTAAG TTGGCCTCAGCAATTCGGACGAAGAGGCAGAGACTTTTGGATGCCAAGAATGAACTCATTAA GTCAGAGCGACAGTTGTGGCTGCTGCAAAAGGACAAATCTGAACTGGAGCAAAACTTAAAGGATTTAAATCAAAGCAGAACTTTCCTCCAAAACCTGCGAGAGCTCAATAAAAGATATCTCCAACACCGACAGAAGAATCTACAAGAGAGAGAAACG TACGGCGCGTCAAGTTTACCTGCTttactcatcgaggctaaacaCGTCCGAACTACAGAACTTCAGCTGAAAGAAATCAATGACAGACTGCAAAAAGTTGTCACAGAAAAATAG